One genomic segment of Bacteroidales bacterium includes these proteins:
- the rpmD gene encoding 50S ribosomal protein L30: MGKIKVTQIKSAIKKPARQKRTLEALGIRKLHQTIEVEATPQILGMVQKVLHLVKVEEVK; this comes from the coding sequence ATGGGAAAAATCAAAGTTACCCAGATAAAAAGTGCCATCAAAAAGCCAGCCAGGCAGAAGCGGACCTTAGAGGCACTCGGTATCAGAAAGCTTCACCAGACCATTGAGGTGGAAGCCACTCCCCAGATCCTGGGAATGGTTCAGAAGGTTCTGCACCTGGTGAAAGTGGAGGAAGTCAAGTAG
- the rplO gene encoding 50S ribosomal protein L15, translating into MDLSNLKPAKGSTRNRKRIGRGQGSGTGGTSTKGHKGQKSRSGYSRKTGFEGGQMPLQRRVPKFGFKNINRKEFKGINISTLQELAGARKITDIDVDLLVEAGLVRKNSLVKILGNGELKTKLNVKAHAFSKSAVTAIEAVKGTVEIV; encoded by the coding sequence ATGGATTTAAGCAACTTAAAACCGGCAAAGGGTTCTACCAGGAATAGGAAAAGGATCGGGCGCGGACAGGGCTCGGGTACTGGCGGTACTTCCACAAAAGGTCATAAAGGACAGAAGTCCCGTTCGGGATACTCCCGCAAGACCGGATTTGAAGGTGGACAGATGCCGCTGCAGCGCAGGGTTCCCAAATTTGGTTTTAAAAATATCAACCGCAAGGAGTTCAAGGGGATTAACATTAGTACCCTTCAGGAGCTGGCCGGTGCACGGAAGATCACTGATATTGATGTGGATCTGCTGGTGGAAGCCGGACTGGTAAGGAAGAACAGCCTTGTGAAGATCCTCGGTAACGGGGAACTGAAAACTAAACTGAATGTAAAAGCCCATGCCTTCTCCAAATCAGCGGTAACGGCCATTGAAGCGGTAAAGGGAACAGTGGAAATTGTCTGA